CTGGGGCAATGGCACTGCTTCGGGAATTCCTGTCCGCGGACGCCCGGGAACTCGCACCAAAGCTGCTCGGTGCCGTGCTGACCCATGAGTCCCGCGACGGTGCCGTCTCCGTCCGGCTCACCGAGTTGGAGGCCTATATGGGCCCCGAGGACTCCCTGCACCCCGACCCCGGCTCCCACACCTGCCGCGGCCCCACGCCCCGCAACGCCCCCATGTTCGGCCCCGCCGGTCACCTCTACGTCTACTTCACTTATGGAATGCACCACTGCACCAACATCGTGTGCGGTCCGGCCGGCGTCGCGTCCGCCCTGCTGCTCCGGGCAGGGGAAGTGGTGGACGGGCTGGAGCTGGCCCGGCTGCGCCGTCCGACGTCCAAAACTCCTGCGGACCTTGCCAGCGGGCCGGCACGCCTTGCCAAAGCGCTGGGATTGACGACGGCGGACAGCGGCCGGGATGCGCTGGCTCCGCCGTTCCGGCTGGAACTTCCGTCCGCTCCCGCCGGCGCGGTCAGTTCCGGTCCCCGGGTGGGGGTGGTAGCGCCGGAGGCACTGACGAATACGCCTGGCGGTACTGGCTCACCGGCGACCCCACCGTGTCCAGATACAAGGCAGCGAAGCCGCGGACCCGGAAGCAGGCAGCGGAACACCGGCCGGATGCAACGTTTCACCTGCGTTAACGGAAATGGTTGTAGAATGGACGGTCTGTCTTTTGCGATAGGGGAACGTTAATGCTTGACGCCGAATTGGCCCACGAACGGGAGTACGTAGCCGGTCTGTACGCCCGGCTGGAGGAACTCCGGGAGGAAAAGCGCCGCCAGCTGGCGCAGGTCCGTCGTGCCGGAGCCGTGGGCACCATGCAGAACGTTTCGGAGCGGGACGCTTTCGCCGCACTGTATGAGGACCGCCTGGCGCAGCTGGACGCCGTGGATGACCGGCTGGTTTTTGGCCGCCTGGACCTGGACTCCGGCGAAGCGCAGTACATCGGCCGCATTGGCCTCACCACCGAGGACCTGCAGCGTCTCATGGTGGACTGGCGCGCCCCCGAGGCCGGGCACTTCTACCAGGCCACGGCCTTTGACCGGCAGGGCGTCCGCCGCCGCCGGCACCTGATCCTGCAGGGACGCGAGGTCAAGGCCATCGAGGACGATGTCCTGGACGCCGGGATGCTCACGGACGACGAGTCGCTCCAGGGCGAAGGTGCCCTGCTGGCTGCCCTGAACTCCAAGCGGACCGGCCGCATGTCGGACATCGTCAGCACCATCCAGTCGGAGCAGGACCGGATCATCCGCTCCTCCATCTCCGGCGCCGTCGTGGTCCAGGGCGGCCCCGGCACGGGCAAGACCGCCGTGGCCCTGCACCGCGCCGCCTACCTGCTCTATACCCACCGTGACCGCCTCAAAAGTGCCGGCGTGCTGCTGGTGGGGCCGTCGTCGTCGTTCATGAAATACATCGAACGCGTGCTGCCCTCGCTGGGCGAGACCGGCGTGGTCATGGCCAGCCTTGGCCGCCTGATGCCCGGCATCCACGCCGTCCCGGAAACAGATGCTGACGTCGCCGCCATCAAGGGGCGCCTGGACATGGCCGCCATAGTGGCCAACGCCGTTTCCAACCGCATGCGCGTCCCCGCCCAGAACCGGATCCTCGAAGTGGACGGCCGCAAGCTCACCCTCACGCCCCGGCAGGTGCGCCGCGCGCGCGAACGTGCCCGCGCCACCGGCAAGCCGTACAACGAGGCCCGCGTGACGTTTGTGAAGATCCTGCTGCGCGAACTGACGGAACAGATGACCGAACTCGTCGAAGCCGGAAACATCGGCAACAACGCGGACCGCTCGTACCTTGCCGAGGACGTCCGGACCGCCCGCGACGTCCGGATCGCCCTGAACCTGTGCTGGATGCCCATGACGCCGGAGAAGCTGATTTCCGACCTCTTCAGCAGGCCGGAGGTGCTGGAATTCTGCACCCCGAACCTGACCCCGGCCGAGCGGGCGCTGCTGCAGCGCCCGGCCGATGCGCCGTGGACCGAGTCCGACGTCCCGCTCCTGGATGAGGCCGCCGAGCTGCTCGGTGAGCTGGACCCGGCGGCAGGCCGCGGATTGGCCCAGCAGGAGCACGACCGTGCCCGGGACCTCGCCAACGCAAAGCAGACCCTGGTCAACATGGAGGCCGCCGGCGTCGATCCATTGATGTCCGCTGAAGAACTGGCGGAGCAGAACCGGGAGCAGGAGGCCCGGCAGACGGCGGCCGAACGCGCAACGAGCGACCGCACGTGGGCCTTCGGGCACATCGTGGTGGATGAGGCCCAGGAACTTTCGCCCATGCAGTGGCGTCTGCTGGTGCGCCGCTGCCCGCTGAAGTCCTTCACCATCGTGGGCGATATTGCCCAGACCAGTTCCGTTGCCGGGGCCAATTCCTGGCAGGGGGCGCTGGCCCCGATGTTCGGCGACCGCTGGCAGCTGGAGGAGCTGACCGTCAACTACCGCACCCCGTCCCAGATCGCCGAGGCTGCCGTCAGGATGGCCAACGCCGCGGGCCTGGTGGTCTCCGCACCCAAGGCTGTCCGGGAGGGCCGCTGGGCCCCCATCATCGACGAAGTGTCCGCGGCGGCATCGTGGACCGGCTGGTGGAGGTCCTTCCGGAGGAGCTTGCGGCGCTCGACGGCGGCCTGCTCGCCGTGATTGCCGACGGTGACCTCCTGCCCCAGGCAACGGCGGCCCTCCGCGCCGTATACGGCCGCAGGATCGGCTCCGGGGCGCAGCTATGAGCAGGACATCGTGGTCATCAGCCCGCGTGAGGCAAAGGGCCTGGAGTTCGACGGCGTCGTGGTCCTGGAACCGTCCGTGATGCTCAACCACGAGCACGGCAAAGTGGGGGACCTCTACGTGGCCATGACCCGCGCCACGCAACGGCTGCGGCTGATTGCGGCGCAACCCGTGCCCGCCGGTATTGCCGGCTGACGGGGCCGTCGGCGTTACTGCTAACTTAGGAAGCGTGCCAGAACTGAACAACCTCGAACCGCAGCGCAACGACCCCACTTTCGCCAACATTTGGCAGGAACTGAAGTGGCGTGGGCTGGTCCATGTCTCCACCGATGAAGCGGAGCTCGAAAAGCTCCTCGCCAACGGGCCGGTCACGTACTATTGCGGCTTCGACCCCACCGCGCCGAGCCTGCACCTGGGCAACCTGGTCCAGCTCCTGGTCATGCGGCGGCTTCAGCTTGCAGGGCACAGGCCGCTCGGCCTGGTGGGTGGGTCCACCGGCATGATCGGGGACCCGCGTCCGACGGCGGAACGCACCTTGAACACCAAGGACACGGTGGCGGAGTGGGTTGGCTACCTCCAGGCTCAGGTGCAGCGCTTCCTCAGCTTCGAGGGGGACAACGCTGCCAGGATGGTGAACAACCTGGACTGGACGGCGCCGCTGAGCGCCATCGACTTCCTGCGCGAAGTGGGCAAGCACTTCCGCGTGGGCACCATGCTGCGCAAGGACGCCGTGGCATCCCGGCTGAACTCGGATGAAGGCATCAGCTACACCGAGTTCAGCTACCAGATCCTGCAGGGCATGGACTACCTGCAGCTTTACCGCGACTACGGCTGCGTCCTGCAGACCGGCGGCTCGGACCAGTGGGGCAACCTCACCAGCGGCACGGAACTGATCCGGAAGGTGGAGGGCAAGAGCGTCCACGCGCTGGGGACCCCGCTCATCACCAACTCTGACGGAACCAAGTTCGGCAAGAGCGAGGGCAACGCCATCTGGCTCGATGCCGGCATGTGCAGCCCGTATGCGTTCTACCAGTTCTGGCTCAACACTGCGGACGCGGACGTGGTGGACCGGCTCAAGGTGTTCACGTTCCTGACCCGCGCCGAGATCGAAGAGATTGCCGTTTCAGTGGCGGAACGTCCGTTCGCGCGGGAGGGGCAGCGGAAGCTTGCCTTTGAAGTGACCTCATTGGTGCACGGCGTTGACGCCACCGAAAAGGTCATCGCAGCTTCGGCGGCGCTCTTTGGCAACGGTGATTTGGCTGCCCTGGATAAGGCAACCCTGCAGGCTGCAACCTCCGAACTTCCTTCCACCACGGTGCAGGTGGATGAGATGGGGATTGTGGACCTGCTGGTGGCGTCCGGTCTTTCCGAAAGCAAGTCCGCCGCGCGCCGGACCGTGGGTGAAGGCGGAGCCTACGTGAACAACGAGAAAGTCTCGGATCCTGAAGCTGTGATCTCCGAGTCGGAGCTCCTGCATGGCCAGTACCTGCTCCTGCGCAGGGGCAAGAAGAACCTTGCCACCGTGGAGGTACTCGTCCCGTAACCCCGGGAGCGCAACCTACCACCTGCACGCCCCTCAGCGGCCGATTTGCGCGGCCGCGGAGGGGCGTGTATTGTTTTCTGAGTCGCCGCCGCTGAGTGGTGACAAACCCCCAACTGATATTGAGAAGCGATTCTCGGCCATGCGGTGCATGGAACGAAGAATGCTTCTCATTCTGCTGGGCGGATTCATTCCCCTGAGTGAATTCCGGGAAAACAACCGGATTTGCAAAAGCGAATATGAATGAAATAAGATAAAAACATCGCAGCGAAGAAATACGGAAAAGAAATCCTCTTTTGAATTTGTTCCGGGAATATTCGAATGTGTCTGTTGTTTGAGAACTCAATAGTGTGCCAAGTTTGTTGATACCGATTATGTATGTAATTGGTTGAATTTGCCGAATCGTGCCGCCCCTGTGGTGTGGTTTGGTGTTTTTAGCTGGTTTCAAATTTTGTGCAGCCTTTGTCGCCGTTATTTCCGGTGGTTTTGGTTGTGTCTGTTTGTTTTCAACGGAGAGTTTGATCCTGGCTCAGGATGAACGCTGGCGGCGTGCTTAACACATGCAAGTCGAACGATGATGCCAGCTTGCTGGTGGATTAGTGGCGAACGGGTGAGTAACACGTGAGTAACCTGCCCTTGACTCTGGGATAAGCCTGGGAAACTGGGTCTAATACCGGATATGACTGATCATCGCATGGTGGTTGGTGGAAAGCTTTTGTGGTTTTGGATGGACTCGCGGCCTATCAGCTTGTTGGTGGGGTAATGGCCTACCAAGGCGACGACGGGTAGCCGGTCTGAGAGGGTGACCGGCCACACTGGGACTGAGACACGGCCCAGACTCCTACGGGAGGCAGCAGTGGGGAATATTGCACAATGGGCGCAAGCCTGATGCAGCGACGCCGCGTGAGGGATGACGGCCTTCGGGTTGTAAACCTCTTTCAGTAGGGAAGAAGCGAAAGTGACGGTACCTGCAGAAGAAGCGCTTACTAACTACGTGCCAGCAGCCGCGGTAATACGTAGGGCGCAAGCGTTATCCGGAATTATTGGGCGTAAAGAGCTCGTAGGCGGTTTGTCGCGTCTGCCGTGAAAGTCCGGGGCTCAACTCCGGATCTGCGGTGGGTACGGGCAGACTAGAGTGATGTAGGGGAGACTGGAATTCCTGGTGTAGCGGTGAAATGCGCAGATATCAGGAGGAACACCGATGGCGAAGGCAGGTCTCTGGGCATTAACTGACGCTGAGGAGCGAAAGCATGGGGAGCGAACAGGATTAGATACCCTGGTAGTCCATGCCGTAAACGTTGGGCACTAGGTGTGGGGGACATTCCACGTTTTCCGCGCCGTAGCTAACGCATTAAGTGCCCCGCCTGGGGAGTACGGCCGCAAGGCTAAAACTCAAAGGAATTGACGGGGGCCCGCACAAGCGGCGGAGCATGCGGATTAATTCGATGCAACGCGAAGAACCTTACCAAGGCTTGACATGAACCGGAAAGACCTGGAAACAGGTCCCCCACTTGTGGTCGGTTTACAGGTGGTGCATGGTTGTCGTCAGCTCGTGTCGTGAGATGTTGGGTTAAGTCCCGCAACGAGCGCAACCCTCGTTCTATGTTGCCAGCACGTGATGGTGGGGACTCATAGGAGACTGCCGGGGTCAACTCGGAGGAAGGTGGGGACGACGTCAAATCATCATGCCCCTTATGTCTTGGGCTTCACGCATGCTACAATGGCCGGTACAAAGGGTTGCGATACTGTGAGGTGGAGCTAATCCCAAAAAGCCGGTCTCAGTTCGGATTGGGGTCTGCAACTCGACCCCATGAAGTCGGAGTCGCTAGTAATCGCAGATCAGCAACGCTGCGGTGAATACGTTCCCGGGCCTTGTACACACCGCCCGTCAAGTCACGAAAGTTGGTAACACCCGAAGCCGGTGGCCTAACCCCTTGTGGGAGGGAGCTGTCGAAGGTGGGACTGGCGATTGGGACTAAGTCGTAACAAGGTAGCCGTACCGGAAGGTGCGGCTGGATCACCTCCTTTCTAAGGAGCGCCTACAGCTACCGGCCTGGATGTATGTCCGGGTGTGGGGGTTGTCAGGAAGCAAGCCCGTTGCGCAGGCGATTGTCCTGCGGCGGGTGCTCATGGGTGGAATATCAACAAATAGCGGCCGTTGTGTTGTCGTGTCCTTCTCTAGTACGAATCCCACCTGGTGGTGGTTCTGGAACGGTGGGCGTGGTGATGTGGTGGTTTTCGTGTTTGGCACACTGTTGGGTCCTGAGGCAACAGGACCACGGGTTCGCTGTCTTCGCCTTTCGGGGTGTGGGTGGTGTTCTGGTGGGAGTGTTTGTTTCTGGTTTCCCTGCCATGACGGTCCACGCACGTGTGTGTGGGGTGTGTGGTGTGGGGTTGTTGTTTGAGAACTACATAGTGGACGCGAGCATCTTGTATAAGAAGCAATTTCCAAGATAAATGAACCTGGATCTGGTTCGTGTGCCTTTGGGTGCGCGGGACAGTTTTCGTGGTTCTCTCGAGTGAGCTTGTTTTTGATCTTTGTGGTCAAGTTTTTAAGAGCACACGGTGGATGCCTTGGCATTAGGAGCCGAAGAAGGACGTAGGAATCTGCGATAAGCCTGGGGGAGTCGATAACCGGACTGTGATCCCAGGGTGTCCGAATGGGGAAACCCCGCCAAGCGCGCGAGTGACTTGGTGACCCGTACCTGAACACATAGGGTGCGTGGGGGGAACGCGGGGAAGTGAAACATCTCAGTACCCGCAGGAAGAGAAAACAATAGTGATTCCGTTAGTAGTGGCGAGCGAACGCGGATCAGGCTAAACCGTTCCATGTGTGATAGTAAGCGGGCGTTGCATGGTCGGGGTTGTGGGACTTTCCATACCAGTTCTGCCGGGCTGGTGGGGTGTGATGTGCGCGCATAGGTGAACGGTTTTGAAAGGCTTACCAGAGAGGGTGTTAGTCCCGTAACCGTAATGTGTTTGTACCGCCTGTGAGAGTATCCCAAGTAGTACGGGGCCCGAGAAATCCCGTGCGAATCTGTCAGGACCACCTGATAAGCCTAAATACTCCCTAATGACCGATAGCGGACCAGTACCGTGAGGGAAAGGTGAAAAGTACCCCGGGAGGGGAGTGAAACAGTACCTGAAACCGTGTGCTTACAATCCGTCGGAGCCAGTCTGATTCTGGTGACGGCGTGCCTTTTGAAGAATGAGCCTGCGAGTTAGTGTTACGTCGCGAGGTTAACCCGTGTGGGGCAGCCGTAGCGAAAGCGAGTCTGAATAGGGCGTGTGAGTGGCGTGATCTAGACCCGAAGCGAAGTGATCTACCCATGGCCAGGTTGAAGCGACGGTAAGACGTCGTGGAGGACCGAACCCACTTCAGTTGAAAATGGAGGGGATGAGCTGTGGGTAGGGGTGAAAGGCCAATCAAACTTCGTGATAGCTGGTTCTCCCCGAAATGCATTTAGGTGCAGCGTTGCGTGTTTCTTGCTGGAGGTAGAGCTACTGGATGGCTAATGGGCCCTACAAGGTTACTGACGTCAGCCAAACTCCGAATGCCGGTAAGTGAGAGCGCAGCAGTGAGACTGTGGGGGATAAGCTTCATAGTCGAGAGGGAAACAGCCCAGACCACCAACTAAGGCCCCTAAGCGTGTGCTAAGTGGGAAAGGATGTGGAGTTGCCCAGACAACCAGGAGGTTGGCTTAGAAGCAGCCACCCTTAAAAGAGTGCGTAATAGCTCACTGGTCAAGTGATTCCGCGCCGACAATGTAGCGGGGCTCAAGTACACCGCCGAAGTTGTGGCATTCAGATATTTAGCTAAGCCCTTGTGGTTCAGGCGTCTGGATGGGTAGGGGAGCGTCGTGTGGGCGGTGAAGTCGCGGTGTAAACCAGCGGTGGAGCCTACACGAGTGAGAATGCAGGCATGAGTAGCGAAAGACGGGTGAGAAACCCGTCCGCCGAATGATCAAGGGTTCCAGGGTCAA
This region of Arthrobacter sp. DNA4 genomic DNA includes:
- the tyrS gene encoding tyrosine--tRNA ligase → MPELNNLEPQRNDPTFANIWQELKWRGLVHVSTDEAELEKLLANGPVTYYCGFDPTAPSLHLGNLVQLLVMRRLQLAGHRPLGLVGGSTGMIGDPRPTAERTLNTKDTVAEWVGYLQAQVQRFLSFEGDNAARMVNNLDWTAPLSAIDFLREVGKHFRVGTMLRKDAVASRLNSDEGISYTEFSYQILQGMDYLQLYRDYGCVLQTGGSDQWGNLTSGTELIRKVEGKSVHALGTPLITNSDGTKFGKSEGNAIWLDAGMCSPYAFYQFWLNTADADVVDRLKVFTFLTRAEIEEIAVSVAERPFAREGQRKLAFEVTSLVHGVDATEKVIAASAALFGNGDLAALDKATLQAATSELPSTTVQVDEMGIVDLLVASGLSESKSAARRTVGEGGAYVNNEKVSDPEAVISESELLHGQYLLLRRGKKNLATVEVLVP